From Amycolatopsis sp. YIM 10, the proteins below share one genomic window:
- a CDS encoding protein phosphatase 2C domain-containing protein, which produces MAVWTEREPGRGEDAEPLLLFHRPERRGLLAVFDGVGGAGRANAGSGRSGAEHSQAWVAARRARGLAEEWFSLHLPTELGEHIADRLGEGAPPAGRMRGSMRRELPTTLAALCFRLTGNEVGWEVLWAGDSRCYVAEEHLGLQQLSRDDTESADALELLTQDPPMTNMVSSSRAFSLNHWRGRAQLPCVLLCATDGFFGYVGTPAEFEHLLWNTLVTAQNCDHWSALLADRVAGYTGDDASIVVTALGYRDFDEFRARFRPRADTVWTTHAEPMERVRPGDRAALVAARAESWHRYRSTYENRLAEGSPW; this is translated from the coding sequence ATGGCCGTCTGGACCGAGCGCGAGCCGGGCCGCGGTGAGGACGCGGAGCCGCTCCTGCTGTTCCATCGGCCCGAGCGCCGCGGCTTGCTCGCGGTGTTCGACGGCGTGGGCGGTGCGGGGCGGGCCAATGCCGGCTCGGGTCGCTCCGGTGCCGAACACTCGCAGGCGTGGGTGGCCGCCCGCCGCGCACGCGGGCTGGCCGAGGAGTGGTTCTCCCTGCACCTTCCGACCGAACTCGGCGAGCACATCGCCGACCGGCTCGGCGAGGGCGCCCCACCGGCCGGCCGGATGCGCGGCAGCATGCGCCGCGAGTTGCCCACCACGCTGGCCGCACTGTGCTTCCGGCTCACCGGGAACGAGGTGGGCTGGGAGGTGCTGTGGGCCGGTGACTCACGGTGCTACGTCGCCGAAGAACACCTCGGACTCCAGCAGCTCAGCCGGGACGACACCGAATCCGCCGATGCGCTCGAACTGCTCACCCAGGATCCGCCGATGACGAACATGGTCAGTTCGAGCCGGGCGTTCTCGCTGAACCACTGGCGCGGCCGGGCCCAGCTGCCCTGTGTACTGCTGTGCGCCACCGACGGTTTCTTCGGTTATGTCGGTACTCCGGCCGAGTTCGAGCACCTCCTGTGGAACACACTGGTCACCGCGCAGAACTGCGACCACTGGTCGGCGCTGCTGGCCGACCGGGTGGCCGGCTACACCGGCGACGACGCCTCGATCGTGGTCACCGCACTGGGTTACCGGGACTTCGACGAGTTCCGGGCCAGGTTCCGGCCGCGGGCGGACACCGTGTGGACCACGCACGCCGAGCCGATGGAGCGCGTCCGGCCGGGCGATCGCGCCGCGCTCGTCGCCGCCCGTGCCGAGTCCTGGCACCGGTACCGATCCACGTACGAAAACCGGCTGGCCGAAGGGAGTCCGTGGTGA